A single region of the Pristis pectinata isolate sPriPec2 chromosome 23, sPriPec2.1.pri, whole genome shotgun sequence genome encodes:
- the si:dkey-34e4.1 gene encoding carboxyl-terminal PDZ ligand of neuronal nitric oxide synthase protein isoform X2 — protein sequence MPVRSGYNLVDDVGDPRTPLHNEEAFQHGIHFQAKYVGSLDVPRPNSRVEIVAAMRRIRYEFKAKNIKKKKVSIVVSVDGVKVTMRKKQKRKEWTWDESRMMVMHDPIYRIFYVSHDSQDLKIFSYIARDGVSNTFRCNVFKSKKKSQAMRIVRTVGQAFEVCHKLSLQHAEQNADTINDNATEEQLSGSLQVPRAERNGKVDREAELYSTSDCDGTEVEIDKVAHPLQRRYQVHLLKDQLSAETAARMESQARIHQLMLQNRDLLQHLTLLVRQLEDLEMRLSVQPMADQSMTSISEQISLLNLHHRDLIMNIPSASTPGNVPIGSPGPSDLGRYDNAQSLGKASVELTLDISNGQTMNGEEEASRKIEGSVVNGTTNARREIVGSSTFEDLSQEPKAERFNHAIPRLNPPPAVTRKRSTRSLLLAVESTSQCAEQVVVNSLLQTSHRSSFTDVSSCTFASSDFDSEAWQPTDEKFCPTQLWPAAKPPTMTVTEKDGTAINLPARCGHQADTSNPQVDFPLRTPASSCNGPLDHTNSTLPFSPPLNETCLHISFSEDELLDNDTEDSRVQQTASVEVTDGLTSS from the exons TATGAGTTTAAAGCCAAGAACATCAAGAAGAAAAAGGTGAGCATCGTGGTGTctgtggatggagtgaaggtcaCGATGAGGAAAAAGCAAAAG AGGAAGGAGTGGACATGGGATGAGAGTAGGATGATGGTGATGCACGACCCAATCTACAG AATATTCTATGTATCACATGACTCCCAAGATTTAAAGATATTCAGCTATATCGCCAGGGATGGTGTCAGTAATACCTTCCGATGCAATGTGTTTAAATCGAAGAAAAAG AGCCAAGCGATGCGGATTGTCCGTACAGTGGGACAGGCCTTTGAGGTTTGTCACAAGCTGAGTTTACAACATGCAGAGCAGAATGCTGACACTATAAATGACAACGCAACAGAAGAACAACTATCTGGAA GTCTCCAGGTCCCTAGAGCAGAGAGGAATGGGAAAGTGGACAGGGAGGCAGAActctacagcaccagtgactgcGATGGGACCGAGGTGGAAATTGATAAAGTAGCACATCCCCTCCAGAGACGCTACCAG GTGCACCTGCTGAAGGATCAGTTGTCGGCTGAGACAGCGGCCAGAATGGAATCGCAGGCTCGCATTCACCAGCtgatgttgcagaacagagacctCCTACAGCACCTCACCCTCTTGGTCAGGCAGCTGGAGGACCTGGAGATGAGGCTGAGCGTCCAGCCAATGG CTGATCAAAGTATGACCTCCATTTCGGAACAGATTTCGTTGTTGAATCTTCACCACCGTGACCTCATTATGAATATTCCTTCTGCCTCGACCCCTGGAAATGTTCCGATTGGTTCCCCAGGGCCTAGTGACCTGGGTCGCTATGACAATGCTCAGTCCCTGGGAAAAGCCAGTGTCGAACTAACACTGGACATTAGCAATGGCCAAACAATGAATGGGGAGGAAGAGGCAAGCAGAAAGATTGAAGGCTCGGTGGTGAACGGGACAACCAATGCCAGGAGGGAGATTGTGGGTTCATCGACATTTGAAGACCTGAGTCAGGAACCAAAGGCTGAAAG GTTTAATCACGCCATTCCACGACTCAACCCACCACCAGCCGTCACGAGGAAGCGCTCGACCAGATCGCTCTTGTTAGCCGTGGAATCCACCTCTCAGTGCGCCGAGCAGGTGGTGGTCAACAGTCTGCTGCAGACCTCACACAGGTCGAGTTTCACAGATGTTTCCTCCTGTACTTTTGCTTCGTCTGACTTTGACTCTGAAGCCTGGCAGCCCACTGATGAAAAGTTTTGCCCCACGCAGCTCTGGCCTGCAGCCAAGCCTCCCACCATGACTGTCACTGAGAAGGATGGAACCGCAATCAATCTGCCTGCTCGCTGTGGGCACCAGGCGGACACGTCAAACCCTCAGGTAGATTTTCCTCTCCGTACCCCGGCCAGCAGCTGTAATGGCCCTCTAGACCACACCAACAgcaccctccccttctccccaccactCAATGAGACCTGCCTGCACATCAGTTTCTCAGAGGATGAGCTATTGGACAATGACACTGAAGACTCAAGAGTACAGCAAACTGCCTCAGTGGAAGTCACAGATGGTCTAACTTCTAGCTAA
- the si:dkey-34e4.1 gene encoding carboxyl-terminal PDZ ligand of neuronal nitric oxide synthase protein isoform X1, whose translation MPVRSGYNLVDDVGDPRTPLHNEEAFQHGIHFQAKYVGSLDVPRPNSRVEIVAAMRRIRYEFKAKNIKKKKVSIVVSVDGVKVTMRKKQKRKEWTWDESRMMVMHDPIYRIFYVSHDSQDLKIFSYIARDGVSNTFRCNVFKSKKKSQAMRIVRTVGQAFEVCHKLSLQHAEQNADTINDNATEEQLSGSLQVPRAERNGKVDREAELYSTSDCDGTEVEIDKVAHPLQRRYQDSKEGTPFASSTQLAQSPSSHCSSLTPLASQHHLQLLQSQLLQQQQQTQVVMAQVHLLKDQLSAETAARMESQARIHQLMLQNRDLLQHLTLLVRQLEDLEMRLSVQPMADQSMTSISEQISLLNLHHRDLIMNIPSASTPGNVPIGSPGPSDLGRYDNAQSLGKASVELTLDISNGQTMNGEEEASRKIEGSVVNGTTNARREIVGSSTFEDLSQEPKAERFNHAIPRLNPPPAVTRKRSTRSLLLAVESTSQCAEQVVVNSLLQTSHRSSFTDVSSCTFASSDFDSEAWQPTDEKFCPTQLWPAAKPPTMTVTEKDGTAINLPARCGHQADTSNPQVDFPLRTPASSCNGPLDHTNSTLPFSPPLNETCLHISFSEDELLDNDTEDSRVQQTASVEVTDGLTSS comes from the exons TATGAGTTTAAAGCCAAGAACATCAAGAAGAAAAAGGTGAGCATCGTGGTGTctgtggatggagtgaaggtcaCGATGAGGAAAAAGCAAAAG AGGAAGGAGTGGACATGGGATGAGAGTAGGATGATGGTGATGCACGACCCAATCTACAG AATATTCTATGTATCACATGACTCCCAAGATTTAAAGATATTCAGCTATATCGCCAGGGATGGTGTCAGTAATACCTTCCGATGCAATGTGTTTAAATCGAAGAAAAAG AGCCAAGCGATGCGGATTGTCCGTACAGTGGGACAGGCCTTTGAGGTTTGTCACAAGCTGAGTTTACAACATGCAGAGCAGAATGCTGACACTATAAATGACAACGCAACAGAAGAACAACTATCTGGAA GTCTCCAGGTCCCTAGAGCAGAGAGGAATGGGAAAGTGGACAGGGAGGCAGAActctacagcaccagtgactgcGATGGGACCGAGGTGGAAATTGATAAAGTAGCACATCCCCTCCAGAGACGCTACCAG gATTCCAAGGAAGGGACTCCCTTTGCATCGTCCACCCAGCTGGCACAGTCTCCCAGCAGCCACTGCTCCTCGCTGACTCCGCTGGCATCCCAGCACCACCTGCAGCTGCTTCAGTCCCAGCTactccagcagcagcagcagacccAGGTGGTCATGGCTCAG GTGCACCTGCTGAAGGATCAGTTGTCGGCTGAGACAGCGGCCAGAATGGAATCGCAGGCTCGCATTCACCAGCtgatgttgcagaacagagacctCCTACAGCACCTCACCCTCTTGGTCAGGCAGCTGGAGGACCTGGAGATGAGGCTGAGCGTCCAGCCAATGG CTGATCAAAGTATGACCTCCATTTCGGAACAGATTTCGTTGTTGAATCTTCACCACCGTGACCTCATTATGAATATTCCTTCTGCCTCGACCCCTGGAAATGTTCCGATTGGTTCCCCAGGGCCTAGTGACCTGGGTCGCTATGACAATGCTCAGTCCCTGGGAAAAGCCAGTGTCGAACTAACACTGGACATTAGCAATGGCCAAACAATGAATGGGGAGGAAGAGGCAAGCAGAAAGATTGAAGGCTCGGTGGTGAACGGGACAACCAATGCCAGGAGGGAGATTGTGGGTTCATCGACATTTGAAGACCTGAGTCAGGAACCAAAGGCTGAAAG GTTTAATCACGCCATTCCACGACTCAACCCACCACCAGCCGTCACGAGGAAGCGCTCGACCAGATCGCTCTTGTTAGCCGTGGAATCCACCTCTCAGTGCGCCGAGCAGGTGGTGGTCAACAGTCTGCTGCAGACCTCACACAGGTCGAGTTTCACAGATGTTTCCTCCTGTACTTTTGCTTCGTCTGACTTTGACTCTGAAGCCTGGCAGCCCACTGATGAAAAGTTTTGCCCCACGCAGCTCTGGCCTGCAGCCAAGCCTCCCACCATGACTGTCACTGAGAAGGATGGAACCGCAATCAATCTGCCTGCTCGCTGTGGGCACCAGGCGGACACGTCAAACCCTCAGGTAGATTTTCCTCTCCGTACCCCGGCCAGCAGCTGTAATGGCCCTCTAGACCACACCAACAgcaccctccccttctccccaccactCAATGAGACCTGCCTGCACATCAGTTTCTCAGAGGATGAGCTATTGGACAATGACACTGAAGACTCAAGAGTACAGCAAACTGCCTCAGTGGAAGTCACAGATGGTCTAACTTCTAGCTAA